From Choloepus didactylus isolate mChoDid1 chromosome 19, mChoDid1.pri, whole genome shotgun sequence:
tttaacattctttcatcaacagtaacaaatgcactataccaaaactatgaatcaataatggagggggtggttaggggtatgggaggatttgagtttcctttttctatctttatctcttttctggagtaatgaaaatgttctaaaaattgaaaaaaaattaattatggtgatgggtGCATGGCTGTgtgctgattgtacactttggaacttttgataattgtatagtttgtgaacaatctcaattaaaaaaaattttttatgagGGAATAAAAAACTGCCTTTACTCTCCAACTAATAGTTATTGAGTACTTGCAATGTGGTATGGATGGGCCCAAGTCATGAAGATTTAGCAGTGAAGAGGACAGACAAGCATCTCCCCAGTGGAGTGTTGGTGCATCACTGCATCCACCTAAGAGAGCCGTTTATGCCCTTCTCTTCCCTAATCTGTGTTCAGTGATGACATGTTGGTAACCTGAGATCAGCCATGGCAGGAGGATTTACACCATGGatattggcaaatgctacaaatcattTTCCCCCTAGGAGATCTGGTATTAAACATTCACCAGGACAACACTGGACTCTGACAGCACTGGGCTGACATTCTAACAGGGGACCTTGATGTTACATTAACTCTGTAAAAGATATTTGATTGCAACTGTGAGAAGTGTGACAAGGCAGGGGAGGAAGCAATGCCTTGGGAGATAACACATTCTAAGCAGAGGGAGAGCACTGTGAAGGCTCCAGGCAAAAAGGAATACTCCACAtctgaagaaatggaagaagacCAGTGTGGTTACTATGGCTGGACTACAAAAGGTGAGGAGCCCATAGCTTGAGGTGAAGGTGGAGATGGATGCTTTAAAGACTGTGCGACTCAGTGAAGGGTGTGATGCCTTTCATGAGGTAGCAAGACCAGGTCCGGGCAAAGGGAAGGAAGACCATGATGCTAATTTTGGAAATGCAGGGTTTTAAGTATCTCAGGGCTAGGCTATTGGCTGATAATGTAAAACTGGGAGCCATGTGTCCGGATGGTAAATGAAGGAGTAAGTCAAATGAGGCTCTATAAAAAGTGGGTAGGGAAGGCCTGAGACTTGAAGCCAGCAATGCAGATGGAGATGAGTGGCCAGTGTGATGGATCAAaatgtgtccccccaaaaaagatgatgaagtcctaatcccaggtcttcagaatgtgaccttagtTGGAAACAGAGTTGTTACAAATGGAATTAGGCAATTAACAGTGAGTTCATACTGGAGTAAGATGGGTCTTTAATCCATTACGACTGATGtcattataagaagaggaaatttggaaaaagacTGAGGGGAGAATGTCATGAGGCAGAAAAGGCTATGAACTGCTGGCAAACTCCCACCAGAGGCCAAGAGGGGCAAAGAACAGATATTTCCCtatagacttcagaggaagcacggCCTTGCCAACACCTGGCTCTGGTACTTGTGATCTCCAGagctgtgaaacaataaatttctgtttgtggTACCTGTTATGGCAGCCTGAGGAAACTAACACAGCCAAGGGGATGGGAAAAACAGGAGATCAAGGAagtcaaggaaataaaatgttttaagaaaaatagGGTGATCAATAATGGATCATTTTAATAAAAGATGAAGCACCAAGAGAGCTAAAAATGACCATTATGTTTTGAAATGTGACAGCAACCAGAAAGAGTAGCTTGGAGGAGTGATGGGGACAGAATCCAAGTTGATAGGGATCGAGGCGTTGGTGAAAAGTGAGAAATGGAGGCAGACTGTTGGCAAATCTTTCAAGATGTTTGCTGTGAATGAAAGGGAAGCCACCAGTACGGGTCAAAAGAGGGTACAGTGCAGGGTTTTCTTGTAAAATGGGAGAGGCTTGCCATGTTTAAAATCGATGGTACAGATCTAGTTAAAGGGAAAAATTGACACAAGAAAGAAATGGGATAAGCATCAATGTAAAAGCATTGATAAGGCGGGGTCCAGGGCCATGGAGGTAGGGATGGCCTTAGAACGGAGGAAGGAATCAGAGGGAAAGCTGAAGACAAGGGTGGGCTTCTGGGGCTAAGAGCAGGAAGCAGGTCGAGAAGCCCTGTAGTGCTTTCTCCCTTCTCCAGGAGGTTGGAGGTCCATAAACTACTAAAAGTGAGGCTGCTGGAGATTGCAGCAAGGAGGAGTTTTTAATGAATAAGTAATACTAGGAAACAGCACTGGCTTCAGGCCCTGACAGTCCTCGctttccaccacttactagcctGTAATTGCACAGCCCTTCTGAGTCTCATTCATGTGACAAACATTgactgagcacttactgtatacTGGGGAGTATACTGGAAATGCCAGAACCAAAGGGAAAAGGTTCTTGAATTCAAGGAAGGATCTCATAATCTACTGGGCAAGTAAAATGGGACAAAAGACAAAATTAGCATAGCATTAAAAGTTCTCAGGTGGAAGGAAGCATGAAATATTCTAGGAGTACAGAAGACAGGGGATTCTGGGGGCGGTGCTGCTTTATTTCTTGATCTGGTTTTGGTTTTCTGTGAGTGTTCACTCTGTGAAAACTGATCCAGCTGGACACACAATTTGTGAGTTTTTCTGTATGCGCGTTACACTCTGATAAAAAGCTTAAAATAGCCTTATTGACTCACTTGGAAAAAGTTCACTCTTAGGCTTAGGTTACAGTGATTACCCCTAtcaatgagaaaattcacaaagctCATTGGACATGAAAGTAGACATATCTGGGCATAACGAAGTGGGACTTTAGGAGGCACGCACTAGCCTTCCAGTCAGGACATCCACCTTGCTCTCTGGAGGCCCAGATCTGCATCCACCCAGCGGTACCAGCTCAAGTTAcctctccccacttccccacAGCCTTCTAAAATGAGCACCGCTGCATTCCCTCCTCATAAACCTTTCCCCTTTGCACCTTTATTAATCTTGCCAGGGTTGTCATAGTCGCTGTGATTTTGGGAATTTTAAGTGCAGATTCCACATAATGCAAAAGTTCTAACTGAGCTTCTGTGCAGGCTGCAGGGAAATGTGCTAAAATCTGGCATTctttaaaaaacatgttttagctctgtgtgtgtgtgtgtgtgtgtgtgtgtgaatttgagtgggggtggggggagttacTTGTTTCAAATCCTTAAGGCATTAGTGCAAATTCAAACTTCTGAGCTTCTTCAGCCTTCTTCCCAAACAACTTAGCCACTTTCCAATTATGGCTTGTGAATGTTAGATTATACTTGTGAGACAGAGCGtacaatgtgatatatatatatatatatatatatatataaagggaaTAGAGAATTCAACAGAAACAAAACTTTGTGATGCTTGCAAATCCACTTGCTTTAAAGAGTAGGTCCTGCTTTGACTTAGGTAAAATAGGTACCAAACGGAGCTTTAGCACAGTTTTACACAAGAGGCAGCAAAGGTTCCGAGTGGTTAAGTTATTTACCTAAATTCTCAAAGCTGACTGGCAAGAGAACCAGCAGGTAACCCAGGACTTTAGACTTGTTCTAGTTCTAGTTGAGTTCTAGTTCTCTTTTATCTTAAACATACAGTCTCAGTAAGATGCACATAAATAGCCAGCTAATTCTAATCTAAACTAGTTCTATTCTCCGAAGGGGAGATAAATGCAACCCTGAGGGAACCCGGATCACTGTCAGTCCACAGAACACCACGGAGCCCAAGAGAGCTAAAGAACTTGCATGAGAGTTCATCAGATTTCAGATGACTTGACTCTGGGGTGCAGTCTGGATTTGCTCCTAAAAATGACATGAGATTCTAGAGCCCTCTCCTTAGAACCTACATCCTCCTTGCAGGAATTCTCCGGAAACTTTTCTGCAATGCTTGGATGGTGTCCTTTTCACCTCCTTCTTCCTCAGGTGCTGTTTGACTAGTGGCCTCACTCTTACTCTCATTGAATCACTGTTTATTACTCTCAGAGCTTATAATCTCTATCTCATTGCAGTTCTTGATAATTTTCTCACTCCTCCACTTAGCATGTAAGGTCCTCGAGAGCAGGGATTTTGTCAACTTTCTTCACTGCCCATGATCTAGTCCAGGCCTGGCACGAGCAGGTGAgcaagaaatatttgttacataaaaaaaaatcatctaccTGGATGTATGAATATGTACGTAGAAGATCTTCATTTTCTGAcactgaatattttcttccaaacaaGAAATTCTGAAGAATTATTTAATACACAGTTGTAAAAATCATAACTCTAAAGAAATAGAGCTTAGGCTgaaattcccttttatttttctgctaaGTCTTTCTCTCGCTTCCTTCTGCAGTTCACTCCCTTTCTTCATAAATCCTCATCGCATCAGCTTTCTGTTGGAGGGACCTTAGATGGGCAAGACTGTTTTCGccgctgttgaactgcaattgctttttttttagcCCCTTGCACAAACAAAGCGTTTAATCTGTCTGACTTTATTGTTTGGATGCTACTCCATTTCCAAAAACATCTGGTTCCATTAGACTgggacagataggaaaagagtaTAAAGTCCACAGTGAAAGGATGCATGTTTACATATTTGCCTACAGCATTTAATAATTGGAATTAGCTTTCAAGGAAGCTGTGGCTCATACTCTAAATTCTGTCTGCACTTTCAACTGGACAAAAATATAGACACAAGTGCACTCCGCTGAGTAACTGAATTCACTACCTGAAATATTCAAATTGTTTTCAGACACTGGAAAATGGCTTaagaagattaaagaaaaataccCCGGAGGATCACAGGCTATAATTTACTAGGTGGAAAATCTTTTCGGCAAGAAGAACTCCTCATGCTCCTGTAATTCCTCCTGATTAAGAGACATCTTAGTTATTTAGATCTCAATTCTCTTAGATCCTGGTAGCTCGGGTTTATTCCAGTAAACACCAATGTTATATCAAACATTTTGAATGACACTCAGAATAAAACTGATACAATAAAGTCCTCCATCCAAAGATGCCGGTGTTTTCAATAGGTTTTCTATTTTAAGTGTCTTTGAAAGCAATGGGGGGAGAGGGACCACTTGAGATTCTGAGGTCTGGAGTTCATATGAAACATTGGGGACCCCAAGGATGAGAGGTCTTTAGACCCTACCTGGCAAAAGGTAAGTAAATAGAAGGGACAACGTCTTGACGTGTCTATTTCAAGCTGAAGACCCGGCCAGGCTCAGTTCTTTAAAACTAGCCCTCCCCGCTTGCCTGCAGGCCCACCGAGCCCTCCTGGACCCCTGAACCCCTTCTGCTCTCTAGCCCTTCCCAGCTGTGTCCTGTGCCGCCGTCTCAAGTCCCCGCACTCCGGAGCCAGGCGCAGAAGTTTAGTATCAACGACCACCTTGTTGGCCGGACCGCTGTGTCCTCTGCCCTGTGGGTTCCCATAAAAGTGCTAGGTGGGCTAGGAATCACCAGACAGTTTAGGACTCGGGTTTGATCCATCTAGGAAAAGGGCAAAGGAGGAAAAGGGCAAAGGAGGGAAAGGGGGTCTCGGTCTGCGGACGGAGAGGGGCGCGTCTCCCTCACTCCCCGGCGCTTTCCAGCTGGTCCCAACTTCACACTCCCCACTTCACAGACTCTCCCGACCAAAACGCAAGGCGAAACCTGGCCCTCCTGCTCCATTCGCCAGAAGGATTGAGGATCCTCAGGGGCTCTTCCCAGACCCTTCCAGGATGTCAGCTACTAAACCCTGAGGCCACAGAAGTGCGCCCAAAGCTTTTGCCCTTTGCCACCCGCCTCAGCAGATGCCAACCTGTGCACCCCGAGGCCGCCCCTGCCCGCTCCGGGTGCGACCACGGCATAACGCGCCCCTCGCCCCACCCCCACGCCCGAGCCGGGCCGCCCCAACACTTACATCATCCCATTTGACGAATTTGGTGCCCTTCTTGAGGCTGTCGGACACGCACACGGGCTTGAGTTGCAAGGCGTGCACCCCGGGCTGAGCCCCGGCCATCTGGGCTCCTCGGGGCTCCGGGCGGCCCGGGCGAGTGCGGCAGGAacggggcgcggggcgcgggcTCCTTTCTCCGCTCCGGAGGCGCTCGACTCTGCT
This genomic window contains:
- the LOC119516059 gene encoding uncharacterized protein LOC119516059; the encoded protein is MLAQGRRWRAPARRGNRLLVASLIPPNYLLFPPGSDPKTLPGSRPSSPENPKVCAERCAWRRRRRSRIPPQRLAVYTAGLGFPSPSAAAHPPAKRRQREVWRPGSRGSRVERLRSGERSPRPAPRSCRTRPGRPEPRGAQMAGAQPGVHALQLKPVCVSDSLKKGTKFVKWDDMDQTRVLNCLVIPSPPSTFMGTHRAEDTAVRPTRWSLILNFCAWLRSAGT